Within the Thermoflexus sp. genome, the region TCCCTTTGAACCCGTTGCGCTGGGGGCCGGTGTCTCCGACCATCGCCTTCAACACGGCGGTCAGTTTTGTCACCAACACGGACTGGCAGGCCTATGCGGGTGAGACGACGATGAGCTTTCTCACCCAGATGATGGGGTTGACGGTGCAGAACTTCTTGTCGGCGGCGACGGGGATGGCCGTCGCCGTGGCCGTGATCCGGGGCTTCGCCCGGGCCTCCGCTCAGACCCTGGGGAATTTCTGGGTGGATCTGACCCGGAGCGTGCTGTATATTCTCCTGCCCCTCTCGGTCTTATTGGCCCTCTTTCTGGTCTCCCAGGGTGCAGTTCAAACGTTGCAGGGATCGGTCACCGTGCATCTGATCCAACCGGTGCGCCTGCCGGAGGGTCGGGTCCTTCCCGAGATCCAGCTCCCGCTGGGCCCGGTGGCCTCTCAGACGGCGATCCAGCACCTGGGGACCAATGGCGGCGGCTTCTTCAACACGAACGCGGCGCATCCTTTCGCGAACCCCACCCCGCTGACGGACTTCATGCTGGCCCTTGCGCTGATGGCCATCCCGGTGGCTTTTGCCTACGCCTTCGGGCGGATGATCGGGGATGTGCGGCAGGGATGGGCGCTGCTGGCGGCGATGCTGATCCTGCTTCTCGTGCCCCTCGGGGTGGGCTATCTGGCGGAAGCGTCCGGGAATCCGCGCCTGGCGGCGCTGGGAGTGGACCTTCGGCCCTCTCCATGGAATCCCGGGGGCAACATGACCGGCAAGGAGGTGCGCTTCGGGATTGTCCGTTCCGTCATCTTTACGGCTTCGACCACGGGCACTTCCACCGGGGCGGTCGACGCGATGCTGGATGCGATGACACCATTGGGAGGGGCCATGGCGATGTGGCTGATGATGTTGGGGGAGGTCGCTCCGGGCGGAGTGGGCAGTGGCCTTTACGGGATGCTGGCTTTCGTCGTCGTCGCGGTTTTCGTGGCGGGGCTGATGGTCGGCCGGACGCCGGAGTATTTGGGGAAGAAGATCGAGGCGTATGAGATGAAGATGGCCGCCCTGATGATCCTGATCATGCCGGTGCTGGTTTTGGGGCTGACCGCCCTGGCGGTGGCTCTCCCGGCGGGGCGTCAGGCGGCCTTTCATTCAGGCCCCCATGGCTTCAGCGAGATCCTTTACGCTTTTACCTCCACAGCCAACAATAACGGGAGCGCCTTTGCCGGCCTGGACGCCAGTTCTCTCTTCTATTGCCTGACGACGGGCCTGGCGATGTTTCTGGGGCGATATGGAACGGCCATCCCGGCTCTGGCGATGGCGGGCAGTCTTGGACGCAAAAAGCGCATCCCAGCCGGGGCGGGGACCTTGCCCACTCATACGCCTCTCTTCATCGCTTGGCTGACAAGCGTCGTGATCATCGTTGGGGCCCTGAACTTCTTCCCCGCTCTCGCCCTCGGCCCTGTGGCGGAGCATCTGCAGATGATCTCGGCCGGGCCTTGGATGGGGAGGTGAACGGGAATGGCGGTCTCGCCGCGCAAACCGATGGCATGGACCGGGGAGATCTACCGGCGCGCGCTGGTGGATGCGCTGCTGAAGCTGGATCCTCGCCGGATGATCCGGAACCCCGTGATGTGGGTGGTGGAGGTCGGAAGCCTGCTGACGACCGCCCTCTGGATCCAGGCCTTGGCGGGATATGGGGAAGCTCCCCCTCGCTTCATCGGGATGATCGCCCTCTGGCTGTGGTTTACCGTCCTGTTCGCCAACTTCGCGGAAGCGCTGGCCGAGGGGCGCGGGAAGGCCCATGCGGCCTCCCTGCGTCGCATGCGCAAGGTCACGCAGGCGAAGCGCCTGCGAGAGCCCCGGCGGGACGCTCCCTACGACCTGGTTCCCTCGACCGAGCTGCGCCGGGGGGACCTGGTCCTGGTGGAGTCTGGAGACATCATCCCCGCGGATGGAGAGGTGATCGAGGGAGCCGCTCTGGTGGACGAGAGCGCCATCACAGGAGAAAGCGCGCCGGTAATCCGGGAATCGGGTGGAGATCGCAGCGCGGTGACCGGCGGGACGCGCTTGCTCTCCGACTGGCTGGTGATTCGGGTCACAGCGGATCCGGGCCATGGCTTCCTGGATCGAATGATCTCTCTGATCGAAGGCGCCAAGCGCCGGAAAACGCCTAACGAGATCGCCCTGGACATCCTTCTGGCTGCGCTGACGCTGATCTTCCTGGTTGTCGTCTTCTCCCTCTGGTTCTTCTCGGATTACAGCGCTCGGGCGGTTGGCCACGGCTCTCCGGTGCCGGTAACCATCCTGGTGGCCCTGCTGGTCTGTCTGATCCCCACGACCATCGGTGGCCTGCTTCCGGCGATCGGGATCGCCGGAATGGATCGCATGATCCGCAAGAACGTCATCCCTCTCTCGGGACGTGCGGTGGAGGCGGCGGGAGACGTGGATGTGCTATTACTGGATAAAACGGGAACGATTACGTTGGGGAACCGTCAAGCCGTGGAATTCATCCCCGCCCCGGGGTTTTCAACGCGGGAAGTGGCTGAGCTGGCGCAGCTGGCTTCCCTGGCCGATGAAACCCCTGAAGGCCGAAGCATCGTCGTCCTGGCCAAGGAACGCTATGGCCTGCGCGGACGCGACAGCCTTCCGCCCGGCGCCCGGTTTATCCCCTTTTCGGCGCGCACCCGTATGAGCGGGGTGGACCTGGATGGGCTGAGGATTCGCAAGGGCGCTTTGGATGCCATTGAAAGCTAGGCCCGGGCATGCGGCCGGGAGATCCCCCCGGAGATCCGGGCTGCCGCAGAGGCGATCGCTCGAGGCGGGGGAACGCCCCTGCTGGTCGCCCGCAACGGCGAAGTGGTTGGCGTGGTTCATCTGAAGGACGTGCTCAAGGGCGGCATCCGCGAGCGCATCGCCCAACTACGTCGCATGGGGATCCGGGTCGTGATGATCACGGGGGATAACCCGCTGACCGCAGCAGCCATCGCCGCGGAGGCCGGGGTCGATGAGTTCCTGGCCGAAGCCCGTCCAGAGGACAAACTCCGTCTGATCCGGCGGTATCAGGCCGAGGGACATATGGTCGCCATGGCCGGAGACGGCACCAATGACGCCCCCGCCCTGGCCCAGGCGGACGTGGCGGTCGCCATGAACGCTGGCACCCAGCCCGCCCGCGAAGCGGCGAACCTCATCGACCTGGATAGCAACCCGACCAAGTTGATTGAGATCGTAGAGACCGGCAAGCAGTTGCTGATGACGCGAGGGGCTTTGACGACCTTCAGCATCGCCAACGATGTGGCGAAGTATTTCGCGATCATCCCGGCAGCCTTCGCTTCCATCTACCCCCAGCTGGAATGGCTCAACATCATGCGTCTGTCCACCCCGGAGCGCGCCATCCTCGCGGCGGTGATCTTCAACGCCCTGATCATCGTAGCCCTCATTCCTCTGGCCCTGCGCGGCGTTCCTTACCGCCCCCTCGGAGCGGCACGGCTCCTGCTGCAGAATCTTCTCATATATGGATTGGGCGGGCTGATCGCGCCCTTCATCGGCATCAAATTGATCGACATGTTGTTGAGCCTGGTGGGCCTGCCATGAGGCCTCCAGAGCCTTCGCCATCAGCGGGGAGGAGGACGGGCACGCTATGAGCATCCTAGAAGCGCGAGTCCATCTGCGTCCGGCCATCCGGATGCTCGTTCTGTGGAGCTTGATCCTGGGCCTGGCATATCCCCTTGGAATCACCGGGCTGGCCCAGATGCTCTTTCCATCTCAGGCGAACGGGAGCCTGGTTCATGTCGATGGGCAAATCCGCGGGTCGAAGGGGATCGGCCAGGCGTTTGATGATCCCCGATACTTCTGGGGACGCCCTTCCTGGACGGAGCCTTTCCCTTACAATCCGCTTCCCTCCGCGGGTGCGAACACTGGACCCTTGCATCCCATGCTGGAAGCCCGGGTGCGGGCTCGCATTCAAGCCCTGCGGGATGCCGACCCCTATGCTTCGGGTCCGATTCCGGTCGACCTGGTGACCCCCTCCGGTAGCGGTCTGGACCCGCACATCAGCGTG harbors:
- the kdpA gene encoding potassium-transporting ATPase subunit KdpA — protein: MSQNAGLQILLYGMALLILAPALGEYMARVYQGRPGFVGRVVGPLERAIYRWTGVDPDQEMDWKSYAMAMLLFNAVGMLALYGLQRVQGWLPLNPLRWGPVSPTIAFNTAVSFVTNTDWQAYAGETTMSFLTQMMGLTVQNFLSAATGMAVAVAVIRGFARASAQTLGNFWVDLTRSVLYILLPLSVLLALFLVSQGAVQTLQGSVTVHLIQPVRLPEGRVLPEIQLPLGPVASQTAIQHLGTNGGGFFNTNAAHPFANPTPLTDFMLALALMAIPVAFAYAFGRMIGDVRQGWALLAAMLILLLVPLGVGYLAEASGNPRLAALGVDLRPSPWNPGGNMTGKEVRFGIVRSVIFTASTTGTSTGAVDAMLDAMTPLGGAMAMWLMMLGEVAPGGVGSGLYGMLAFVVVAVFVAGLMVGRTPEYLGKKIEAYEMKMAALMILIMPVLVLGLTALAVALPAGRQAAFHSGPHGFSEILYAFTSTANNNGSAFAGLDASSLFYCLTTGLAMFLGRYGTAIPALAMAGSLGRKKRIPAGAGTLPTHTPLFIAWLTSVVIIVGALNFFPALALGPVAEHLQMISAGPWMGR
- the kdpC gene encoding potassium-transporting ATPase subunit KdpC, giving the protein MSILEARVHLRPAIRMLVLWSLILGLAYPLGITGLAQMLFPSQANGSLVHVDGQIRGSKGIGQAFDDPRYFWGRPSWTEPFPYNPLPSAGANTGPLHPMLEARVRARIQALRDADPYASGPIPVDLVTPSGSGLDPHISVAAALYQIPRVARARGLPESLLRSLVEQHIEDRTWGILGEPRVNVLLLNLSLDEKFGRPASEGGAK